In one Mucilaginibacter sp. PAMB04168 genomic region, the following are encoded:
- a CDS encoding rhomboid family intramembrane serine protease, producing the protein MNSFWQDIRYKMLQSGSRINLLIGINVLVFLLINIPGTFLYLFMGNPMLNEFANEYLALPASLPKLATRFWTPVSYMFMHADIFHILFNMLWLFWMGQIFEEYLGKKRILGLYIMGGLAGAALYILSFNVFPAFAGVLPVSYVVGASASVMAIIIATATLLPNYTIYLMFLGPVKLKWIALFYVVIDFLSIVGPNAGGEIAHLGGALLGFIYIKQLNRGHDWGRSVDSVFNQRPKVKVVSQNKTYQQQTSSVPRQEEIDRILDKISQSGYDSLNKHEKEVLFRASKHDG; encoded by the coding sequence ATGAACTCCTTCTGGCAAGATATACGTTATAAGATGCTTCAATCCGGCAGCCGCATTAACCTGCTTATTGGCATTAACGTACTGGTTTTTTTATTAATCAACATCCCCGGCACGTTCCTGTATTTATTTATGGGAAACCCCATGCTGAACGAGTTTGCCAATGAATATCTTGCCCTGCCCGCAAGTTTGCCCAAACTGGCCACCCGTTTTTGGACGCCCGTTTCTTACATGTTTATGCATGCTGATATATTCCACATCCTGTTTAACATGCTTTGGCTGTTTTGGATGGGACAGATATTTGAAGAGTACCTGGGCAAAAAACGCATACTTGGCCTGTACATCATGGGCGGTTTAGCCGGCGCTGCGCTTTACATCCTATCTTTTAATGTATTCCCGGCTTTTGCAGGTGTTTTACCAGTAAGCTATGTGGTAGGCGCATCGGCCAGTGTAATGGCTATTATTATTGCTACAGCAACGTTACTACCAAATTATACTATTTACCTAATGTTTTTGGGCCCGGTTAAATTGAAGTGGATTGCCTTGTTTTATGTAGTAATCGACTTTTTGAGCATAGTTGGCCCCAATGCCGGTGGAGAGATTGCACACCTGGGCGGTGCATTGCTAGGTTTTATTTATATTAAACAACTTAACCGTGGGCATGATTGGGGCCGTTCGGTAGATTCTGTTTTTAACCAGCGGCCAAAGGTTAAGGTAGTATCGCAAAACAAAACTTATCAGCAGCAAACGTCATCCGTGCCCCGGCAGGAAGAAATTGACCGTATTTTAGATAAAATTTCGCAAAGTGGTTATGACAGCCTGAATAAGCACGAAAAAGAAGTATTGTTCCGGGCTAGTAAACATGACGGGTAA
- a CDS encoding endonuclease/exonuclease/phosphatase family protein: MTGKKKKLNILDRLFLWLSVLLSLGLLISYLSPVTDPRTFWPIAFFGLAYPFLLLGNCLLALYWLLRKSKYIVVPVVSVLLGISTLKDNIGFRSSGKADENIESANSVRLMTYNAHNFKPYGEKNDLATKQQMLQLISDEQPDVIGIQEFYSRKRGQYAIKDSMCKIMQSQVYYFEPFSFSNEDEAMGIAVFSKYPIVNKGNIILSDERNSGNQCLYVDIKKANHTFRFYSIHLQSIQFDPTDYDYLSKVSKDGGANLGSSKRIGGKLKRAFLKRSEQVIKIKNHAASCPYPYVIAGDFNDTPASYAVHQMAKGLKNAFREKGSGFARTYNGSFPNFQIDYIMASPNMNVASYHIVKKRLSDHYPVCSTLLFK, encoded by the coding sequence ATGACGGGTAAAAAAAAGAAGCTTAATATTCTAGATAGGTTATTTTTATGGCTGAGCGTTTTGCTCAGCCTGGGTTTACTTATCAGTTACCTTTCACCTGTAACCGATCCACGCACGTTTTGGCCAATTGCTTTCTTTGGCTTAGCCTATCCTTTCCTTTTGCTAGGTAATTGCCTGCTGGCGCTTTACTGGCTGCTACGCAAAAGCAAGTACATTGTAGTACCAGTAGTTAGCGTACTCCTAGGGATAAGCACCCTTAAGGACAACATCGGGTTTCGGTCATCAGGTAAAGCCGATGAAAATATAGAGTCTGCAAATTCGGTTAGGTTAATGACCTACAATGCCCATAATTTTAAACCATACGGCGAAAAAAACGACCTCGCAACCAAGCAACAAATGCTGCAGTTAATTAGTGATGAGCAGCCCGATGTTATAGGCATACAGGAGTTTTACAGCCGTAAACGCGGTCAGTATGCTATTAAAGACTCTATGTGTAAAATCATGCAGTCGCAGGTTTACTATTTTGAGCCATTTAGTTTCAGCAATGAGGATGAGGCGATGGGCATAGCCGTGTTTTCAAAATATCCAATCGTTAACAAGGGTAACATTATTTTATCCGATGAGAGAAACAGCGGCAACCAGTGCCTGTACGTTGATATTAAAAAAGCCAACCACACCTTTCGCTTTTATAGCATTCACCTGCAATCTATTCAATTTGACCCTACTGATTATGATTACCTGAGCAAGGTATCTAAAGATGGCGGCGCTAACCTCGGCTCGTCTAAACGCATTGGCGGTAAACTAAAACGTGCATTTTTAAAACGCAGCGAACAGGTAATTAAAATAAAGAATCACGCTGCCAGCTGCCCCTACCCGTATGTTATTGCAGGTGATTTTAACGATACACCCGCATCATACGCCGTGCACCAAATGGCTAAAGGACTTAAAAATGCATTCCGCGAGAAAGGATCGGGCTTTGCACGTACGTACAACGGTAGTTTTCCTAACTTCCAGATAGACTATATTATGGCAAGCCCTAATATGAACGTTGCCAGTTATCATATTGTAAAAAAGCGCCTGTCAGACCATTATCCGGTTTGCAGCACCTTGCTGTTTAAGTAA
- the cysS gene encoding cysteine--tRNA ligase, which translates to MTQTVFVYNTLTRTKEEFIPLDAPYVGMYVCGPTVYSDAHLGNARTYISFDLIFRYLTHLGYKVRYVRNITDAGHLEGDADEGEDKISKKAKLAKLEPMEIVQKYSTGFHDIMREFNVLPPSIEPTATGHIIEQIELVKIMLDKGYAYEVDGSIYFDVEKYNQGTDYGVLSGRHLEDLLTNTRTLGGQDEKRGRLDFALWIKAKPEHLMKWPSPWSVGFPGWHLECSAMSHKYLGEQFDIHGGGIDLIPTHHTNEVAQNTACYGKNPAKYWVHTNMLTVNGQKMSKSLGNSFLPHELFSGNNSILNKGYSPMTVRFFMLQAHYRSTLDFSNDAMEASEKGFKRLMNAYTLLDGLKPSSGTEVEIQPLSDRCYQALNDDFNSPVLIAELFEASRIINSVHDGKLKIDEANLQLLKTLMQTFVTGILGLRNEQASTDELPQVLDFIVNLRSEAKFNRDYATSDKIRDGLQKIGFQLKDSKEGTTWNKA; encoded by the coding sequence ATGACACAAACGGTATTTGTTTACAATACTTTAACCCGTACCAAAGAAGAATTTATTCCGCTTGATGCCCCTTATGTAGGCATGTATGTTTGCGGCCCTACCGTGTACAGCGATGCCCATTTGGGTAACGCCCGTACGTATATATCATTCGATCTGATTTTCCGCTACCTTACGCACTTAGGTTACAAGGTACGCTATGTACGCAATATAACCGATGCCGGCCACCTGGAAGGTGATGCTGATGAAGGCGAAGACAAAATTTCAAAGAAGGCAAAACTGGCTAAGCTGGAGCCTATGGAAATTGTGCAAAAGTACAGCACTGGCTTTCATGATATAATGCGTGAGTTTAACGTATTGCCTCCCAGCATTGAGCCCACTGCCACCGGCCACATTATTGAGCAGATTGAGCTGGTAAAGATTATGCTGGATAAGGGCTATGCTTACGAAGTAGATGGCTCTATTTACTTTGACGTTGAAAAATATAACCAGGGAACTGATTATGGCGTACTAAGTGGCCGCCACCTGGAAGACCTGTTAACCAATACCCGTACCCTTGGTGGCCAGGATGAAAAGCGCGGCAGGCTCGATTTTGCGCTTTGGATTAAAGCCAAGCCCGAGCACTTAATGAAATGGCCCTCACCCTGGAGTGTGGGTTTTCCTGGCTGGCATTTAGAATGCTCGGCCATGAGCCATAAATATTTAGGTGAGCAATTTGATATTCATGGTGGCGGTATTGATTTAATTCCAACCCATCACACCAATGAGGTAGCTCAAAACACAGCCTGCTATGGTAAAAACCCGGCCAAGTACTGGGTACACACCAATATGCTTACCGTTAACGGGCAAAAAATGTCAAAATCATTAGGCAATAGCTTTTTACCACATGAGTTATTTAGCGGCAACAACAGTATCCTGAATAAAGGGTACAGCCCTATGACGGTGCGTTTCTTTATGTTGCAAGCTCATTACCGCAGTACGCTCGATTTTAGTAATGATGCTATGGAAGCCTCCGAAAAAGGTTTCAAACGGTTAATGAATGCTTATACTTTATTGGATGGCTTAAAGCCTTCTTCGGGAACTGAGGTAGAAATACAGCCCTTATCTGACCGTTGTTACCAAGCCTTAAACGACGATTTTAACAGCCCGGTGTTAATTGCCGAATTGTTTGAAGCTTCGCGTATCATTAATTCAGTGCATGACGGCAAGCTAAAAATTGACGAGGCGAACCTGCAATTGCTAAAAACCTTGATGCAGACCTTTGTGACCGGCATTTTGGGCTTAAGGAACGAACAGGCCAGCACTGATGAACTACCTCAGGTGCTCGATTTTATTGTGAATCTGCGAAGCGAAGCTAAGTTTAACCGCGACTATGCCACTTCAGATAAAATACGCGATGGCCTGCAAAAAATAGGTTTTCAGCTTAAAGACAGCAAGGAAGGCACTACCTGGAATAAAGCCTGA
- a CDS encoding ABC transporter ATP-binding protein, with translation MSDTPLIQIRNLSKSYGSKLVLKNLSLDIYPGQVIGYIGPNGAGKSTTVKILTGLIPEFGGEVLVDGISMQQDPQEIKKRIGYVPENAELYDVLTPMEYLDFIGKLYDMDEDQLHTRAARLLTAFGLGNNKDDRMDTFSKGMKQKVLLISGIIHNPQIIILDEPLSGLDANAVIMIKELIMRLSQEGKTIFYCSHMMDVVEKVSDRILLINKGEIIADGTFESLKQNHADTLERVFAKLTGRDEDTSEADAIINAFD, from the coding sequence ATGAGTGATACTCCATTAATACAAATACGCAACCTTTCCAAATCGTACGGCAGCAAATTGGTGCTCAAAAATTTGTCGCTTGATATTTACCCCGGGCAGGTTATTGGTTATATAGGTCCAAACGGTGCAGGCAAATCTACCACAGTTAAAATACTTACCGGGCTTATACCCGAGTTTGGCGGCGAGGTACTGGTTGATGGCATCAGCATGCAGCAGGATCCGCAGGAGATCAAAAAACGCATTGGCTATGTACCTGAAAATGCCGAGTTGTACGACGTGCTCACCCCCATGGAATACCTGGACTTTATTGGCAAATTGTATGACATGGATGAGGATCAATTGCATACCCGCGCGGCACGGTTACTTACTGCCTTTGGCTTGGGCAATAATAAAGACGACCGTATGGACACCTTCTCCAAAGGGATGAAGCAAAAGGTGCTGCTTATATCGGGCATTATACACAATCCGCAAATCATCATACTTGACGAGCCGCTCTCGGGTTTGGATGCCAACGCGGTAATTATGATCAAGGAACTGATTATGCGCCTTTCGCAGGAAGGAAAAACCATATTTTATTGCTCACACATGATGGATGTGGTTGAAAAAGTATCAGACCGTATCCTGCTTATAAACAAAGGCGAAATTATTGCCGATGGCACATTTGAGTCGTTAAAGCAAAACCATGCCGACACGCTGGAACGCGTTTTTGCCAAACTTACCGGCCGCGATGAAGACACCAGTGAGGCTGATGCCATTATTAACGCATTTGATTAA
- a CDS encoding SGNH/GDSL hydrolase family protein, whose amino-acid sequence MLLATACKKDSLTNEFADDNATVNVPSNPLDIDPGKIIDTTKRIVIIGSSTAAGFGASVADSCWAGRLNAKLVRDKKPFKLINLGKGGYTTFQLMQTGSSPASIRPKPDTNRNVTAALKYNPSLVIINLPTNDIALNFRDEEIISNYRNIIGQIAAKRIEFIITSTQPRNFQLLDQRKRIKILNDKVLAMFPGHVDDYLRKLSSPTWSILKYYSAGDGIHLNNNGHRVIYQTLVDFPIFKTVVGY is encoded by the coding sequence GTGTTACTGGCTACTGCCTGTAAAAAAGATTCACTAACAAATGAATTTGCCGACGACAATGCAACCGTTAACGTTCCATCTAACCCGTTAGATATAGATCCGGGTAAGATAATTGATACCACTAAGCGTATTGTAATTATAGGTTCTTCTACTGCTGCCGGTTTTGGTGCGAGTGTAGCCGATTCATGCTGGGCTGGACGCTTAAACGCCAAACTCGTTCGCGATAAGAAGCCCTTTAAATTAATTAACCTTGGTAAAGGGGGGTATACCACTTTCCAGCTCATGCAAACCGGGTCGTCTCCTGCATCTATAAGGCCAAAGCCTGATACCAACAGAAATGTAACGGCTGCGCTCAAGTATAATCCTTCATTAGTTATCATCAATTTGCCTACTAACGATATTGCCCTTAATTTCAGAGATGAAGAAATTATAAGCAACTATCGGAACATTATTGGTCAAATTGCTGCCAAACGTATAGAGTTTATTATTACAAGCACTCAGCCTCGTAATTTTCAACTGCTGGATCAGCGTAAACGTATTAAGATATTAAATGATAAGGTATTAGCTATGTTTCCGGGCCATGTTGATGATTACCTGCGTAAATTAAGCTCGCCAACATGGAGTATTTTAAAGTACTATTCGGCTGGTGATGGCATACATTTAAATAATAACGGCCACCGTGTTATCTATCAAACCTTGGTTGATTTTCCGATTTTTAAAACTGTAGTGGGTTACTAA
- a CDS encoding ferritin-like domain-containing protein, with amino-acid sequence MATTKAKKQPENTENVEESALKELFVDELKDIYWAEKHLSKALVKLAKAATSDELRASLETHKEETDNQVTRLEQVFELIGEKASAKKCDAMEGLIAESESIVEDTEDGSITRDAGIISAAQKSEHYEIASYGTLRTLANTLGYSEAAQLLEETLAEEKKTDELLTQLAESSINIGAKSEKA; translated from the coding sequence ATGGCAACTACTAAAGCAAAAAAACAACCGGAGAATACCGAGAACGTTGAAGAATCAGCATTAAAAGAATTATTTGTTGACGAGTTAAAAGACATTTACTGGGCTGAGAAGCACCTGTCAAAAGCCTTGGTTAAATTAGCTAAAGCAGCTACTTCTGATGAACTGCGTGCATCATTAGAAACTCACAAAGAAGAAACCGACAATCAGGTAACCCGCCTTGAGCAGGTATTTGAACTGATAGGTGAAAAAGCATCAGCTAAAAAATGTGATGCTATGGAAGGTTTGATCGCGGAATCAGAAAGCATTGTTGAAGATACCGAAGACGGATCAATTACCCGTGACGCTGGCATTATTTCAGCTGCTCAAAAATCAGAGCACTATGAAATTGCTTCATACGGCACCCTGCGCACACTGGCCAACACTTTAGGTTACAGCGAAGCAGCTCAATTGCTGGAAGAAACTTTAGCTGAAGAGAAAAAAACTGACGAGTTGTTAACTCAATTAGCCGAAAGCTCAATTAACATTGGCGCTAAAAGCGAAAAGGCATAA